Genomic DNA from Pirellulales bacterium:
CGACGTGCCTCAGGCCGTTCGCTGGTCGGGATATTTGACACGACCATGGTATACGGCTGTGAGCGATTTTATCAAACTGTCGCGGACAACGCGGAGTTGCTTCAGCGTCAGCCCACATTCGTCGAATTGTCCGTCCAGTAGCCGCTTCATGGCGATGTCCTCGACCAGCCCTTCGATGCGGGCTGGCGTCGGTTCGACCAGCGCCCGGGCCGCGCTTTCCACGGCATCGGCCAGCATCAGCACGGCCGTCTCACGCGTTTGTGGCTTCGGACCGGGATAGCGGAACGCCTCTTCATGGACCGATCCGCCATTCGGATTGGTTTCGTTCTGCTGGCTGGCACGGCGATAGAAATACTCGACCAGCGTCGTGCCGTGATGCTGCTCGATGAAATCGATCACTGGCTCAGGCAAATGATGTTGCCGGGCCAGGTCGGCGCCATCCTTGACGTGGGCGATGATGATCAGCGTGCTCATGGCCGGCACCAGCGAATCATGGCGATTCGAGGCGGCACTTTGATTCTCAACGAAATAGTCGGGCTTCAACATCTTGCCCACGTCGTGGAAGTACGCTCCCACGCGCACCAGCAGCCGGCGGGCGCCGATCGCTTCGGCCGCGGCCTCGGCGATCGAGGCCACGTTGATCGAGTGGTTGTAGGTGCCTGGCGCTCGGCGCACGAGCTCTTGTAAGAGCGGGTGCGAGGCGTCACCCAGTTCGAGCAGACTGATGTCGGTCAGCACGCCGAAGACCGATTCGATCGAAGGCAGCAAACCGGTGACGAAGAAGCCCGCGGCAAAGGCCCACAGCCCATTCCGCATAGCCAGCTCCCACAGCGGACTCCCGAGCGGTTGGCCTTCCAAGAGGCCGGTGATGAGTGACAAGCCGAAGGTCGCGACGCCGGTGAAAAAGCCAACTTTGATTAGCTT
This window encodes:
- a CDS encoding HDIG domain-containing protein — protein: MSFRPPPGRIARFWTQAQRLDVLMRVGMCVVAAIVLWAVTKAWEPPFVYRVGDVLSEDISLVIPVDDDPQSTANELVHAGEPLTPEMIQLLERDHAHEVGLTSHMHGVVRSLATFGMIFALYALCGYFIYHQDRRLLKDVRRFATLLTLIVVSAALACWAWPYPWRAEIVPVLIFGMTCGIAYKRELSLLLSTSLLIFLGLVCGYGLGEFVVLVGATATAILLLGRIRSRSKLIKVGFFTGVATFGLSLITGLLEGQPLGSPLWELAMRNGLWAFAAGFFVTGLLPSIESVFGVLTDISLLELGDASHPLLQELVRRAPGTYNHSINVASIAEAAAEAIGARRLLVRVGAYFHDVGKMLKPDYFVENQSAASNRHDSLVPAMSTLIIIAHVKDGADLARQHHLPEPVIDFIEQHHGTTLVEYFYRRASQQNETNPNGGSVHEEAFRYPGPKPQTRETAVLMLADAVESAARALVEPTPARIEGLVEDIAMKRLLDGQFDECGLTLKQLRVVRDSLIKSLTAVYHGRVKYPDQRTA